One Glaciihabitans arcticus DNA window includes the following coding sequences:
- a CDS encoding FtsX-like permease family protein produces the protein MRSLFSATGLLVRRRLRRNAGLLAAWTGLLAIATVLALAIPGIILSTVDRGAREAVAAAGTAADILVLADVNEQNYSGQYISIKNLLALVDNLVLPPEIARVTGERSLTVVAPPVSLFTDDGAIASRLVLLTQSHRLTVVDGELPRTADQVAVTVAGAELKGLKVGSPLGALVVSGIVEPGDDECWCDLPGVWDVDEPLTMFATAEGIAPFQPLEATIRLSIRPEAFSSARIAEVERSIRSLQLNTYRLSGGTATLLVQTQFGDALEDFPRGERAALAQLSLLTAGPLGVLAAVLVLLSRLIVERRASDLLLERARGSSLAAIGVRALAESALTALVGCGLGVAIALPFLVAVTPVIPVFVIALLAGPVQAVLFARGASRSTRQPANRADRHDAVQRARVRRIVAELAVVALAAGAIVSVRSRGLLQTTTEGIDPLLAATPLLLSTVVTLALMRLYPLVIRGLSALAQRSRGALGVLGASQARHSLAPLPLFALTLAMALAVGSGLLVDTVRSGQVDASWQRVGADARVTGVLSEEDVAAVASAPGVTFSSRSVASSSVELGGLRSIVLVTAIAVDEGYPDVAEELPGPAPAASLRQLASSNEPLPMVVDPELADRIGAEEITLRFGQDEVAVEVVGVQSRGPSGYLSGRFVYVDLDSLNERLKSDLKPDTLLVMGPGTDAAVGDFGDVLTRSGWLAERRDSALAGGVTTVIALTAAAAGALALIALLSTVLATSRRRATTLALLRTLGITPRFGWWLALAEIAPVVVAAVVGGALAGVGIILALGSSLGLAVLTGGVGQPTLLISPLVLVGLAAAALLILVLAMLAEVLVRRRDRLSDVLRVGGTE, from the coding sequence ATGCGCTCACTGTTCTCGGCGACGGGCCTCCTGGTGCGTCGACGCCTCCGCCGAAACGCGGGATTGCTGGCCGCCTGGACGGGCCTCCTGGCGATCGCCACCGTGCTTGCGCTCGCGATCCCGGGGATCATCCTCAGCACCGTCGATCGCGGTGCACGCGAGGCCGTGGCGGCCGCAGGTACCGCCGCCGACATTCTCGTGCTGGCCGATGTCAACGAACAGAATTACTCGGGGCAGTACATCTCCATCAAGAACCTCCTCGCGCTGGTCGACAACCTGGTGCTGCCCCCCGAAATAGCCCGAGTCACGGGGGAGCGGTCCCTGACCGTCGTCGCACCGCCGGTGAGTCTGTTCACCGACGACGGTGCGATCGCCTCCCGGCTCGTTCTGCTCACGCAGTCGCACAGATTGACAGTGGTGGACGGCGAGCTTCCCCGCACAGCAGACCAGGTCGCCGTCACCGTCGCCGGAGCGGAGCTGAAGGGTCTCAAGGTGGGCAGCCCGCTCGGTGCCCTGGTCGTCTCCGGGATCGTCGAGCCCGGGGATGACGAGTGCTGGTGCGACCTTCCCGGCGTGTGGGACGTCGATGAGCCCTTGACCATGTTCGCCACCGCGGAGGGCATAGCGCCATTCCAGCCCCTCGAGGCGACCATCCGACTGTCCATCCGCCCGGAGGCGTTCTCAAGCGCGCGAATCGCCGAGGTCGAGCGCTCCATCAGGTCCCTGCAACTGAATACCTACCGGCTCTCCGGGGGCACGGCCACGCTCCTTGTGCAGACCCAGTTCGGCGACGCGCTCGAGGACTTCCCCCGCGGAGAGCGCGCCGCCCTCGCCCAGCTGTCGCTGCTCACCGCCGGGCCGCTGGGCGTGCTCGCCGCCGTGCTGGTGCTGCTCTCCCGCCTGATCGTGGAGCGGCGGGCGAGTGACCTGCTGCTCGAGCGGGCGCGCGGCTCCTCCCTCGCCGCGATCGGGGTGCGGGCGCTCGCCGAGTCGGCGCTCACCGCCCTCGTCGGGTGTGGGCTCGGCGTTGCGATTGCGCTGCCCTTCCTGGTCGCCGTGACTCCCGTGATCCCGGTGTTCGTGATCGCCCTGCTCGCCGGGCCCGTGCAGGCGGTGCTGTTTGCGCGCGGGGCATCCCGAAGCACTCGGCAGCCGGCGAACCGGGCGGATCGGCACGACGCGGTGCAGCGCGCCCGGGTGCGCCGCATCGTCGCCGAACTGGCCGTCGTGGCCCTCGCGGCCGGCGCGATCGTGTCTGTGCGGTCGCGCGGCCTGCTGCAGACCACCACGGAGGGCATCGACCCGCTGCTCGCCGCGACGCCGCTGCTGCTCTCGACCGTCGTGACGCTCGCGCTGATGCGGCTGTACCCGCTCGTGATCCGGGGGCTCAGCGCCCTCGCGCAGCGGTCGCGCGGTGCGCTCGGTGTGCTCGGCGCCTCGCAGGCTCGGCATTCGCTCGCGCCGCTTCCGTTGTTCGCCCTGACCCTCGCGATGGCGCTCGCCGTCGGCAGCGGCCTGCTCGTCGACACCGTGCGCTCCGGGCAGGTCGACGCGTCCTGGCAGCGGGTCGGTGCCGATGCGCGGGTCACCGGGGTGCTTTCCGAAGAGGATGTCGCGGCCGTCGCCTCGGCGCCCGGCGTCACCTTCAGCAGCCGGAGTGTCGCCTCATCGTCCGTCGAACTCGGCGGCCTGCGCAGCATCGTGCTCGTGACGGCGATCGCCGTGGACGAAGGCTACCCGGACGTCGCCGAAGAGTTGCCCGGCCCGGCACCGGCGGCGAGCCTTCGGCAGCTGGCATCCTCGAACGAACCGCTGCCGATGGTGGTGGACCCGGAGCTTGCCGATCGAATCGGCGCGGAGGAGATCACCCTGCGCTTCGGACAGGACGAGGTGGCGGTCGAGGTCGTCGGCGTGCAGTCGCGCGGCCCGAGCGGCTACCTGAGCGGCAGGTTCGTGTACGTGGATCTCGACTCGCTCAACGAACGGCTGAAGTCGGACCTGAAGCCGGACACCCTCCTCGTGATGGGACCGGGCACCGATGCCGCCGTCGGCGATTTCGGTGACGTGCTGACCCGCTCCGGCTGGCTCGCCGAGCGGCGGGACTCGGCACTTGCCGGCGGGGTGACGACGGTGATCGCCCTCACTGCCGCGGCCGCGGGCGCACTCGCCCTGATCGCCCTGCTGTCGACGGTGCTCGCGACCAGCCGTCGCCGGGCGACGACGCTCGCGCTGCTGCGCACCCTGGGGATCACACCGCGATTCGGCTGGTGGCTCGCCCTCGCCGAGATCGCCCCGGTGGTGGTCGCGGCGGTCGTCGGGGGAGCGCTCGCCGGCGTCGGTATCATCCTCGCGCTCGGCTCGTCGCTCGGCCTCGCTGTGCTGACGGGTGGCGTCGGGCAGCCGACACTCCTGATCTCGCCGCTGGTCCTCGTGGGGCTGGCCGCCGCGGCCCTGCTGATTCTTGTCCTGGCGATGCTCGCCGAGGTGCTGGTGCGCCGCCGCGATCGCCTGTCTGATGTTCTACGTGTGGGAGGAACCGAATGA
- a CDS encoding ABC transporter ATP-binding protein: MTEYGSDALIVCDNIVRIYQVENIEVQALQGLDLTVDRGEMIAIVGASGSGKSTLLNVLSGLDVPTAGQARVAGWDLLRMTPAARLAYRRKVVGFIWQQTARNLLPYLSAEENVSLPMSFAGMRSRRRIRRTAELLDAMGLADKARRRPGELSGGEQQRVAIAVSLANRPEVLFADEPTGELDTATGEDVFAALRTANRNLGTTVVIVTHDSAVSSQVQRTVAIRDGRTSSEVVRRTEVDEFGASAVIAREYAVLDRAGRLQLPSDFRSSLGLKRRVRLELESDHVGVWPSSKEDD, from the coding sequence ATGACCGAATACGGATCGGACGCGCTGATCGTCTGCGACAACATCGTGCGCATCTACCAGGTGGAGAACATCGAGGTGCAAGCGCTGCAGGGCCTCGACCTGACCGTCGATCGCGGTGAGATGATCGCGATCGTGGGGGCTTCGGGCTCGGGCAAGTCCACGCTGCTCAACGTGCTTTCGGGGCTGGATGTCCCGACCGCAGGCCAGGCGCGGGTGGCCGGTTGGGACCTGCTGCGCATGACTCCCGCCGCCCGTCTCGCCTACCGCCGCAAGGTGGTCGGATTCATCTGGCAGCAGACGGCGCGCAACCTGCTTCCCTACTTGAGCGCGGAGGAGAACGTGTCGCTGCCGATGTCGTTCGCCGGCATGCGTTCCCGGCGTCGCATCCGGCGCACCGCGGAACTGCTCGACGCGATGGGGCTGGCTGACAAGGCTCGTAGAAGGCCCGGCGAACTGTCGGGCGGCGAGCAGCAGCGCGTCGCGATTGCGGTCTCCCTCGCGAACCGGCCCGAGGTGCTGTTCGCCGACGAACCGACCGGCGAGCTCGACACAGCGACCGGCGAAGACGTCTTCGCCGCCCTCCGCACCGCCAACCGCAACCTTGGTACCACCGTCGTGATCGTCACCCACGATTCTGCGGTGTCCAGCCAGGTGCAGCGCACCGTGGCCATTCGGGATGGCCGCACCTCCTCCGAGGTCGTGCGTCGCACCGAGGTCGACGAGTTCGGTGCCTCCGCCGTGATCGCGCGCGAGTATGCGGTGCTCGATCGGGCCGGGCGCCTGCAGTTGCCCTCCGACTTCCGCTCCTCGCTCGGCCTCAAGAGGCGGGTACGGCTGGAACTCGAGAGCGACCATGTCGGCGTGTGGCCGTCATCGAAGGAGGATGACTGA
- a CDS encoding ABC transporter ATP-binding protein translates to MIEVSHLSRTYTSGAGDVHALRDVSFSVPRGSIVALVGRSGSGKTTLLNCLGGLDTPTSGTVHLGGIEVTALDEPGRTALRRDELAFVFQNFGLLPGLSATENVGLPLRLRSVPHAERNARVAHLLDLVGLSGHAAQRPAELSGGQQQRVAIARALANSPRLLIADEPTGQLDAETGASIMALLQDVVRAEGMTALISTHDPSLQALADSSLHLADGVLLPVP, encoded by the coding sequence ATGATCGAGGTCTCTCATCTCAGCCGCACCTACACATCGGGCGCGGGCGACGTGCACGCGTTGCGCGACGTGTCGTTCAGCGTGCCGCGCGGCAGCATCGTCGCGCTCGTCGGCCGCTCGGGCTCGGGCAAGACCACCCTGCTCAATTGTCTCGGTGGACTCGACACCCCTACCTCGGGCACGGTGCATCTGGGCGGCATCGAGGTCACCGCCCTCGATGAACCCGGTCGCACCGCCCTGCGACGCGATGAACTCGCGTTCGTCTTCCAGAACTTCGGGCTGCTGCCCGGACTCTCCGCCACCGAGAACGTCGGGCTGCCGCTGCGGCTGCGCAGCGTGCCCCATGCCGAACGCAACGCCCGGGTGGCTCACCTGCTCGACCTCGTCGGCTTGTCCGGGCACGCCGCGCAGCGCCCCGCCGAACTCTCGGGAGGCCAGCAGCAGAGGGTCGCGATAGCGCGAGCACTCGCCAACTCGCCGCGGCTGCTCATCGCCGATGAACCGACCGGCCAGCTTGATGCGGAGACCGGGGCATCCATAATGGCGCTGCTGCAGGACGTCGTGCGCGCCGAGGGGATGACCGCTCTGATCTCGACCCACGATCCGTCGTTGCAGGCACTCGCCGACTCCTCGCTGCACCTCGCCGATGGGGTGCTGCTGCCCGTTCCCTGA
- a CDS encoding MmcQ/YjbR family DNA-binding protein, with protein sequence MAEPHPQAIDPAHPLVDRVRAICLPLPEATEVISRGRPVFRAGKGNLFASIAVSMDRPFTLAFRADDAERPALLEDSRFFIPKYSGAFGWLGTDIDGDGVDWQFLAELVETSYRGMANSRQLAALDSRDP encoded by the coding sequence ATGGCCGAGCCGCACCCCCAAGCCATCGATCCGGCGCACCCGCTGGTCGATCGCGTGCGCGCCATCTGCCTGCCGCTGCCCGAGGCGACGGAGGTCATTTCGCGCGGCCGCCCCGTCTTCCGCGCCGGCAAGGGCAATCTCTTTGCCTCCATCGCTGTTTCGATGGACCGCCCGTTCACCCTTGCCTTCCGAGCGGATGACGCCGAGCGGCCCGCCCTCCTCGAGGACTCGCGCTTCTTCATCCCGAAGTATTCCGGGGCGTTCGGCTGGCTGGGCACCGACATCGACGGCGACGGTGTGGACTGGCAGTTCCTGGCCGAACTGGTCGAGACGTCGTACCGCGGGATGGCCAACTCGAGGCAGCTGGCGGCACTGGATTCGCGCGACCCCTGA
- a CDS encoding family 20 glycosylhydrolase, producing the protein MQTFTSVTRALSRLVVTSLIILWASGCASTEQGAATRARPETGVMLDVARAYYPVALIEGYIDLLADSGGSFLHLHLTDDQNVGIESEVLGQTLVNADLDNGVYTSRVTGRSFLSAAQAQEISDYAAQRGIAIVPEIDTPGHMAAAFALLEARHGKEWVDRVRAGESELDTAAPESRALAADLFAEVTRTFPSSRTVHIGGDEWGGDVSADERVEWLNAMAATLGDREVWAWNDGIDGAAVEQLNPRIHITYWSFDGDTENDAERLERRESRASADDLQTAGIKLLNYNSYYLYEVPSDLDTADSEYTTADLRKNWSLRAWDGDSGALLAAPMAGAAVAIWGEDVDDPPSDDLLRWSTPHVIAMIETASSH; encoded by the coding sequence GTGCAGACTTTCACCTCCGTGACCCGAGCGCTTTCTCGACTCGTCGTCACTTCCCTCATCATCCTTTGGGCGAGCGGGTGTGCGTCGACCGAGCAGGGCGCCGCAACCCGCGCACGCCCCGAAACCGGTGTGATGCTCGACGTCGCTCGCGCCTACTACCCGGTGGCGCTTATCGAGGGATACATCGACCTCCTCGCCGACAGCGGCGGCAGCTTTCTTCACCTGCACCTCACCGATGATCAGAACGTCGGAATTGAGAGCGAGGTTCTCGGCCAGACCCTCGTGAATGCCGATCTCGACAACGGCGTCTATACGAGTCGAGTGACCGGTCGTTCATTTCTGAGCGCCGCGCAGGCGCAGGAGATCTCCGACTATGCGGCGCAGCGAGGCATCGCCATCGTGCCTGAGATCGACACTCCCGGCCATATGGCTGCCGCGTTCGCCCTTCTCGAGGCGCGACACGGCAAGGAGTGGGTAGATCGTGTTCGGGCGGGTGAGAGTGAACTCGATACGGCGGCGCCGGAGAGTCGCGCGCTCGCAGCCGACCTCTTCGCGGAGGTGACGCGAACCTTCCCGTCGAGCCGCACCGTGCACATCGGCGGTGATGAATGGGGCGGTGACGTTTCCGCCGATGAACGCGTCGAGTGGCTGAATGCGATGGCGGCCACTCTGGGCGACCGCGAGGTGTGGGCCTGGAACGACGGGATCGATGGGGCCGCAGTCGAGCAACTGAATCCGCGCATCCACATCACGTATTGGAGCTTCGACGGCGACACAGAGAACGACGCGGAGCGCCTCGAACGCCGAGAGAGCCGGGCGAGCGCGGACGACCTGCAGACGGCGGGGATCAAGCTGCTCAACTACAACTCGTACTACCTCTACGAGGTGCCGAGCGACCTCGACACGGCAGACAGCGAGTACACCACCGCCGATCTTCGCAAGAACTGGTCACTACGGGCATGGGATGGGGACTCAGGTGCGCTGCTCGCTGCTCCCATGGCGGGTGCGGCCGTTGCGATCTGGGGAGAGGACGTCGACGATCCACCCTCTGACGATCTCCTGCGCTGGAGCACACCACACGTGATTGCGATGATCGAGACCGCGAGCTCCCACTAG
- a CDS encoding Ig-like domain-containing protein, protein MHSVTFGRALGLGVAVALAISVVPTAGAVAAKAPVRLFLAASSTDGAAFDFDEYVDGDVAVQVTNSAKAGVDVDDARDLKYFWTIKPFAASAAVVRVPATGTAVQTDDVLGKFAVPVPQGQASGTYTLTAAISAGKSGSALVTGVTRALKVGNAVSTFADASPLRAEPGTTRTLKGSLKLEDGTGLAGRLIDLGITRGTVGSDLDADAGFVPIAGDPVQDTLQVATLPTGEFSALLADPTEDGQGSELGDVIHAATATTPDIGNAGATPVSLAVDYVWNTTSPRGTSATIYPLGGGTPGESFSSALEITAPDDTFDADPAPGMQGDQDTDRDPVAGQVYAITLDHGFFTTGHGPLPSVVGTPAGDLEQLGTTLTGITGPDGQIPFKVGMARDAGFDDDGNVTATVTALVGGVTQTRSAVWDSTNPLNGRVSVALSAESEQDNPVDPTVSGDSVNYDVLALDQFGNRAGRHLIELAYTGDIDNWDYSDDSKLSDFTAASDIWLTSFDPATITATGTWEDAPTELYIDAAGSSQAGTDIAGDATSASFYNVDFDASTFTLTSSATDVVRVGTAVTQTVRVVDQLGNPVRGYEVDFFRYGPDKVSGEALDTGTTNARGEASYTFIGTKLGRALVTATVTDGLGSQELNVAVRFGSAVTARLVAGKGGKGADRLTVTAASVAPGTRVELYRVVSGIHTRVAVGKLGGSGKAQFTIKDRNANAYTSYVALVRSTPKTVADYSGTARIR, encoded by the coding sequence ATGCACTCTGTTACTTTCGGTCGCGCCCTCGGGCTCGGTGTCGCCGTGGCCCTCGCCATCTCTGTGGTGCCCACCGCTGGAGCGGTGGCCGCGAAGGCACCGGTCAGGTTATTTCTGGCGGCGAGCTCGACTGATGGAGCCGCATTCGACTTCGACGAATACGTTGACGGGGATGTCGCCGTTCAGGTGACCAACTCGGCCAAGGCCGGTGTCGATGTGGATGACGCCCGCGATCTCAAGTACTTCTGGACGATCAAGCCGTTCGCCGCATCCGCCGCCGTGGTCCGTGTACCGGCCACCGGCACCGCCGTCCAGACTGATGACGTCCTCGGAAAGTTCGCCGTGCCGGTGCCTCAGGGCCAGGCTTCGGGCACCTACACGCTCACCGCCGCCATTTCGGCAGGCAAGTCGGGATCCGCCCTCGTCACCGGCGTCACCCGCGCGCTCAAGGTGGGCAACGCGGTGAGCACGTTCGCCGACGCGAGCCCACTGCGCGCCGAACCCGGCACGACCCGCACTCTGAAGGGCAGCCTGAAGCTCGAAGACGGCACCGGATTGGCCGGGCGTCTCATCGATCTGGGCATCACGCGCGGAACCGTCGGATCCGACCTCGATGCCGACGCCGGCTTCGTGCCGATCGCGGGCGACCCGGTTCAGGACACCCTGCAGGTTGCGACCCTGCCTACCGGAGAGTTCTCCGCGCTCCTCGCCGACCCGACGGAAGACGGCCAGGGCTCGGAGCTGGGCGACGTCATCCACGCGGCCACCGCGACCACTCCCGACATCGGCAACGCCGGTGCCACGCCGGTGTCCCTTGCCGTCGACTACGTGTGGAACACCACCTCGCCGAGGGGAACCAGCGCGACCATTTACCCGCTCGGCGGCGGCACGCCCGGAGAGTCGTTCTCCAGCGCGCTGGAGATCACCGCACCGGACGACACCTTCGACGCCGATCCGGCGCCCGGCATGCAGGGCGACCAGGACACCGACCGCGACCCGGTCGCGGGGCAGGTCTATGCGATCACTCTCGACCACGGCTTCTTCACCACCGGACACGGCCCCCTGCCCTCAGTTGTGGGCACCCCGGCAGGCGACCTCGAGCAGCTCGGAACCACGCTGACGGGCATCACCGGCCCCGACGGACAGATCCCTTTCAAGGTCGGCATGGCTCGCGACGCGGGGTTCGATGACGACGGCAATGTCACGGCGACCGTCACCGCCCTCGTCGGTGGCGTCACTCAGACGAGGAGTGCCGTGTGGGATTCGACCAACCCGTTGAACGGGCGGGTGTCGGTAGCCCTGTCGGCCGAGAGCGAGCAGGACAATCCGGTGGATCCCACCGTGTCGGGCGACAGCGTCAACTACGACGTGCTCGCGCTCGACCAGTTCGGCAACCGCGCCGGCCGGCACCTCATCGAACTCGCCTACACCGGCGATATCGACAACTGGGACTACAGCGATGACTCCAAGCTCTCCGACTTCACCGCAGCCAGCGACATCTGGCTGACCTCCTTCGATCCCGCAACCATCACCGCAACGGGAACATGGGAAGACGCGCCGACTGAGCTGTACATCGACGCCGCCGGAAGCTCGCAGGCGGGCACCGACATTGCAGGCGATGCAACATCTGCCTCGTTCTACAATGTCGACTTCGACGCCTCGACGTTCACCCTCACCTCTTCGGCCACTGACGTCGTCCGGGTCGGCACCGCGGTCACCCAGACCGTTCGGGTTGTCGACCAGCTGGGCAACCCGGTCCGCGGCTACGAGGTGGACTTCTTCCGATACGGACCGGACAAGGTCAGCGGTGAGGCCCTGGACACTGGTACGACCAACGCTCGCGGTGAGGCGTCCTATACCTTCATCGGCACCAAGCTGGGCAGGGCTCTCGTTACGGCAACGGTCACTGACGGATTGGGCAGCCAGGAGCTGAATGTCGCGGTGCGCTTCGGATCCGCCGTCACTGCGCGCCTTGTCGCCGGCAAGGGTGGAAAGGGGGCCGATCGCCTCACCGTGACCGCAGCCTCCGTGGCACCCGGCACGCGGGTGGAGCTCTACCGCGTCGTCAGCGGTATCCACACTCGTGTCGCGGTCGGCAAATTGGGCGGTTCGGGCAAGGCCCAGTTCACCATCAAGGACCGGAACGCCAACGCCTACACCTCCTACGTAGCTCTCGTTCGGTCGACGCCGAAGACGGTGGCTGATTATTCGGGCACCGCCAGAATCCGCTGA